A genomic window from Silene latifolia isolate original U9 population chromosome Y, ASM4854445v1, whole genome shotgun sequence includes:
- the LOC141629601 gene encoding protein FAR1-RELATED SEQUENCE 5-like, which produces MIHLKSFRKLNLVHKKMIMDNSRVNQGPVKTFRMFKEYVRGYKNVGASLEDFKNLSRDVKKYIKEYDAEMLIEGFMQKRARCPSFYFDFDVDDNKRLTKATQHTDSNEDIEPTEFESSWCSIMEKHDLSGNEWLKSMFEDRKLWIPAYFRDTYMGGLLRTTSRSESENSFFGNFTNPNLSLVKFWMRFQSAMDAQRWKHSKLTADSKNSSPILSTPLSIEKKFAEFYTPPVFYDFQEELKGACYSCNEANKSTKERDVERLFVMDRERKKVYEIDVDGKTLVCSCKRFQRFGILYRHCVWVLHNKGFDEIPSEYLLPRWSNYATFRPIFNVVGTSLEADCASIDTRQNTISELWSGVFTAVSLVEDDEEKEKELLELLQSFNEKLLISSSGGKSKSKKTQIETLLGSKIPTKAHILPPNQAKNKGSGRRMTSEKEKAMEEHAKPLRKCRACGEMARHDSRNCPS; this is translated from the exons ATGATTCACTTAAAGTCATTTAGGAAGCTCAACCTTGTGCATAAGAAAATGATAATGGATAACTCACGTGTTAACCAGGGGCCTGTGAAGACATTTCGAATGTTTAAAGAGTACGTTAGGGGATATAAAAACGTAGGGGCTTCCTTAGAAGATTTTAAGAATTTATCAAGGGATGTAAAGAAATACATCAAAGAATATGATGCGGAAATGCTGATAGAGGGCTTCATGCAAAAAAGAGCTAGGTGTCCctcattttactttgattttgatGTTGATGACAACAAAAGACTCACTAAG GCAACACAACACACAGATTct AATGAAGATATTGAGCCAACTGAATTTGAGTCGAGCTGGTGTTcaattatggaaaaacatgatttGTCTGGAAATGAGTGGCTGAAATCCATGTTTGAGGACCGCAAATTATGGATTCCTGCATATTTTCGGGACACTTATATGGGTGGGCTTCTGAGGACAACTTCAAGGTCAGAATCAGAGAATAGTTTCTTCGGCAACTTCACCAACCCCAACCTATCACTTGTTAAGTTTTGGATGCGCTTTCAGTCAGCAATGGATGCTCAACGCTGGAAGCATTCTAAACTAACTGCTGATTCTAAAAACTCCTCTCCTATATTATCAACTCCCCTTTCTATAGAAAAGAAGTTTGCTGAATTTTACACACCACCTGTGTTTTATGATTTTCAAGAAGAGTTGAAAGGTGCATGCTACTCTTGTAATGAGGCCAACAAAAGCACGAAAGAAAGGGACGTGGAGCGTTTATTTGTTATGGATCGTGAGAGAAAGAAAGTCTATGAAATCGATGTTGATGGGAAAACTTTAGTGTGTTCATGCAAGAGGTTTCAGAGATTTGGGATACTTTATAGACATTGTGTATGGGTGTTGCATAATAAGGGGTTTGATGAAATACCTTCTGAATATCTATTGCCGAGGTGGAGCAATTATGCAACATTTCGTCCTATCTTTAATGTTGTAGGGACGTCCTTAGAAGCTGATTGTGCGTCAATTGACACAAGACAAAACACTATCAGTGAATTATGGTCAGGGGTGTTCACTGCAGTGTCACTTGTGGAGGATGAtgaggagaaggagaaagagTTACTCGAATTGCTTCAGAGTTTCAATGAGAAGTTGTTGATTTCAAGTAGTGGTGGGAAGTCAAAAAGCAAGAAAACTCAAATCGAGACACTTCTTGGGTCTAAAATCCCTACTAAAGCTCATATTCTTCCTCCAAATCAAGCAAAAAATAAGGGATCTGGTAGAAGGATGACTtctgaaaaagaaaaggcaatgGAGGAGCACGCTAAGCCTCTTAGAAAATGTCGTGCTTGTGGGGAAATGGCACGCCATGATAGTAGAAATTGCCCGAGTTAA